Proteins from a single region of Deltaproteobacteria bacterium:
- the grpE gene encoding nucleotide exchange factor GrpE, producing the protein MSGETKLDSDESTGAASENQPKGDSGADDRADSNAETVDELTSLRQQLTAKELEAKNNYDRYVRQVAEAENFKKRNALARDEAIRFANETLLREILPVLDNLERAIAHAAGGDNGKPLVEGVEMVLKGFLDVLSKFGVSQISAAGQPFDPSKHEAIAQMASDDHESNSVVDELHKGYLFRDRLLRPSLVIVAKPLETKEKKNDGDKVENDPSDD; encoded by the coding sequence ATGAGTGGAGAAACAAAACTAGATTCTGATGAGAGCACTGGCGCAGCCAGTGAAAATCAACCCAAAGGAGATTCCGGCGCCGATGATCGCGCTGATTCTAATGCTGAAACCGTCGATGAGCTGACAAGCTTGCGGCAACAATTAACGGCCAAAGAGCTTGAAGCCAAGAATAACTATGATCGCTACGTGCGCCAAGTCGCGGAAGCGGAAAACTTCAAGAAGCGCAACGCGCTGGCGCGCGACGAGGCGATTCGTTTCGCCAATGAAACCTTGTTGAGAGAAATTCTACCGGTACTCGACAACTTGGAACGCGCTATCGCCCACGCCGCCGGTGGCGACAACGGTAAGCCGCTGGTCGAAGGCGTGGAGATGGTGCTTAAGGGATTCTTGGATGTGCTGAGCAAATTTGGCGTCAGCCAAATCTCGGCGGCAGGTCAACCCTTCGATCCGTCGAAGCATGAAGCGATAGCTCAGATGGCAAGCGACGACCATGAATCCAACAGTGTCGTCGACGAACTTCACAAGGGCTACCTGTTTCGCGACCGGCTCCTGCGGCCGTCCCTAGTCATTGTAGCTAAGCCGCTAGAAACGAAAGAGAAAAAAAATGACGGCGACAAGGTTGAAAACGACCCAAGCGATGATTAA
- the recO gene encoding DNA repair protein RecO — MPPSLVTPAIVLRSRPFGESDRIVSFLTADFGKITGIAKGAMRSRKRFVNSLEPFAQVNLHFQDRAQSGLAFIVAADLVVGYRHLARSLETISHAAYLVEITDGLVGEREESMAVYHHLRDGLRRLEEHGTSFRLLIAFELKLLRLVGYQPVLDNCKRCAHEFPDPEITLWYFSPADGGVLCNSCASVRREALPLGAKAIEILTALQAEPNNLPSSLSLPMSVIKEMRAAIEFFIQFHMVRQIKSAAFLQQFSPAFSATN, encoded by the coding sequence ATGCCTCCCAGCCTTGTTACACCCGCCATTGTACTGCGCTCCCGCCCATTTGGGGAATCTGACAGAATAGTTTCTTTTCTCACTGCGGACTTTGGCAAAATCACCGGCATCGCTAAGGGCGCGATGCGCTCACGTAAGCGCTTTGTCAATTCATTGGAGCCCTTCGCTCAGGTCAACCTACACTTTCAAGACCGGGCGCAAAGCGGTTTAGCATTTATTGTAGCCGCCGATTTGGTCGTTGGCTATCGTCATTTGGCGCGCAGTCTGGAAACCATTTCCCATGCCGCTTATTTGGTCGAGATTACCGATGGCTTAGTCGGCGAACGCGAAGAAAGTATGGCGGTCTATCATCACCTGCGCGATGGTTTGCGCCGCTTGGAAGAGCATGGCACATCGTTCCGACTGTTAATCGCGTTTGAGCTAAAACTATTGCGCCTCGTCGGTTATCAACCGGTGCTGGATAACTGCAAGCGTTGCGCCCACGAATTTCCCGATCCAGAGATTACTCTATGGTACTTTAGTCCGGCCGATGGCGGTGTCTTGTGTAACAGCTGTGCTAGCGTGCGCCGGGAGGCCTTACCTCTAGGCGCCAAAGCCATCGAAATCTTAACCGCGCTCCAGGCGGAACCGAACAACCTGCCATCGTCCCTGTCATTACCTATGTCAGTGATCAAGGAAATGCGCGCGGCGATCGAATTTTTCATTCAATTTCACATGGTGCGACAAATCAAATCGGCGGCTTTTCTGCAACAGTTTTCCCCGGCGTTTTCCGCCACGAACTAG